The Larimichthys crocea isolate SSNF chromosome XII, L_crocea_2.0, whole genome shotgun sequence region TATCTAGCTGAATGTCCTACAGGAAATCTATCATTGTCTATATTGGGGGGATTCAAGGGGAAGATGCAAATTGTAGCCATGGTCATCAACCTGCTATGACCCTGCATGTTGATCTAATTTTTATGATGGGATGCTCACTGTGCCTGTTTTGGGAGAAGACTTTTTACTTTACAGGGTACATGCATTATGGATTGAAAGACAACATTAGGATCTTTTAGGACATCTTTTAAAAGCGATAGTAGTATaaattgaaataatataaaaataagagcATGTATGATACTTGGAAAAAGAGACTAAAGCTGTAGTTGGAGCAGGATAAAatagtgtgtacagtgtttacACTGACTGTTACCATGGCAAAGTAATGAGGGTTAGTGGTTCACTTCAGTGTATCCGTTTTTCCAAAGTGACTCATTCAAACGTTACAAGCAGTTATAATCATAGACCCGAGGGGATTAACCTCGTGTGCTCCTATGCAGCGgaagaaaatacagtttttggTTGTCACGGTGTCATGAAGAGAAACAATGAGTAGACATCATGAGTGTACAAACGAAGTCTCCATTATAAAGAGTCTCTGCTGTATTAACTCTCAGGCGTCAGTTTAATTTACCACCGTTTTAAGTCATtaaggacaaaaatgtccactGCTACAAAACTGCTAAAGATACTTTACAAActaatacattttttactttttttttattttgctcaaaACCACAACACATTGAATCATTTTGAGGATGTCGGTTTGATTACTTGACGTCGctgttgttatttaaaaaaaaaaccccacaaacaattagttatttattaattaactattttattattattcataaataacatgaagtaatcaaactgtttttattataaatcacttacattaatataattatcattattattattattaatctgaacTGACTGAAATGAACTAAATCTAAGATTTACAGCACCTGTTGCTTAGCAACTGCTTTAACGTTAACGAAAGGCTACAAAAACACATGCTATATAACTGAACTAATTAACGACACAAATCACGTTAAATCACAGCTTCCTGGGTTTTACTTTGTCCCTAAACACAGCGGCAGGttttcaacttttaaaaaacgTTAAGTTAGTTAATGTACAGCTTAGCTCTGCTGTACcgtgttagttagttagtgaaCCTAGCTGTTAGCGAGCTACTGTGCTGTAGCTAAACGTTAACTAACAGCTACACATTAACGTCAAATGCCACGACATGTCGTGGAGACGACAAATGTTTCAACAGGTGTCCAactcaaactaaacaaatggtcaaaaacaaaagtttaaatttaattataGCTTCTTCCAACAACTAGTGAACTGTTGCTATAAATAGTAAAAACTTACCGGGTCGACTCTTCGGCAAAGCCTCCATCCAGGAGTCTAACTTTGCAGAATAAGACTCCGTTAACGAAGGGGACCGAGGATAATTCCTCCAGGTTGAAGTCTACTTTGaatttaaatctctttttcttcatGAGAATGAACGACATGATGTATCCAAGACGTGAGAGACTGAGGCACGAACAACGAGCCCTGTCTGAAGTGAAGTAgagctgacagacagctgtACACTTTCCCTGCTGCTCTCTCAgctgttactgctgctgctggttgttgtgtgtgtctgcagacagGCACGATTCAAAGTTCaaatctcttcctctccacccactaaaaaatataattcatgACGTGTGGGGAAATTCCACCGTTTGATTGGACACTGCAGTtgcaaaaaaatagaaataatgtCCACTCTACCCACTCTACAGTGCTCATGGTGGTATGCTCCACATTTTATTGGCTGAAAACCTTTCCGTATACAACTATGGATcacttattaaaataaaacattgtaagGAGAAATACTATTTTCTGTGCATGAGTTAATGCACTGAAGTGACATTTGTTCCAAATAACTGTAAAGGAGAAGTGgggaaataaagaaaggagAATTATTTAGCTGACATCtagcaaaaagaagaaatgcaaaATAAGCATATGGCAACACGGGAAAAGTCTGTTCCAGTACTTTTAATTATTACTAATGATTATTACAGATTTGCACAGTCTTGGCTTTCTGTCAATCAGCCTCTTGAGGTAGTAACCTCactttccaacagtcttgaagaAGTTCTcatatatgctgagcacttATTGGCTGCTTTTCATTCACTCTGCAGTCCAGCTCAACCCAAACATCTCAGTTGGGTTCAGTTCAAGTGATTGTGaaggccaggtcatctgatgcagcactctaTCACTCTCCTGCTAAAATAGTTGTTACGTAGACTGGAGGTAGTTCCACTAAGTGCAAACCAGCAAACCAGGGTGTCACAATGCTATGGGGGCAATGCTGGTTAAGTGTacttgaactgaaaaaaaatcacccaCAGTTTCACCAGAAAAGTACCCACAcaatcacacctcctcctccatgctttaAGGTGGGAACCAAAAATGTAGATACCATCCCTTCACCCACATCTCATATTTAGATTTTCGCGTGAAGCAATTCTTCTTCTCGCTTTTAGTTGTGGTTACTTTGCAGCAATTCGATGAAAGCCTGATTAATGCTCCACACAGTTGATGAAGACGTGTCATCTAATGACACATCTAATATGAGTGCcttcttttccttcactctgtcctcatgAGAACCAGTTTCATCAGGGTGTTGGATGTTGTGCAATTGCACTGACACATCCATTGTACTTTTTTCCGAATGACTGACTGAACAATGATTATTGATCAGTCATTATTTTAAGACACAGTGAACGCTGTGTCTTAAAATAATGATGgagtgttgtttctctttacttagttgagtgttttttgtcataatatggattactacagtagtcGAATAGAGCTATTTACTTTGTGCCAACAatacctctgaacaacacaactgatggtgTCAGAGGCATTAAGAAGGCAAATtcaactaattaactaattaaagaaaaataaacaaaaactaatAAGACTGAAATAacactgtacatataaaaaatCCTCAGTCTGAAAAGATTTGGAAGTAGAAAGATGGCATTTAAAGTGAACTTGTAGGTGGAAGCTGTTTCCACTGCCAAAGATGATGCCGAAGCCATTCAGCAAGAATATAATCAGAATTTtatatgtcatttattttgctaaatatttttatttatgtctaaACAGTGGttgaagaagtattcagatcatcTACCTAAGTGAAAGTAGCAGCACCACACTTCGTTTCAATTTCAATCAAAAGTGAAAGTATATTGCATTATATAATTTCCTTAAAAGTCAGGCGAATTATTAGAAACACGTGGCTAAAATACCAACAGAATTGTCCTTTCTGTAGTGTCATGTACAGATtatatgaattaattaattattattactgatgtataaacatgtaagcagcattttcattttgcagCTTGTTAAGTTTTATCCACTTTATATACTGCTGGGTAATTTGATCTTAAGGTATAACTGTTCATACATTTTCTGATACATAGCATCTGTAGATAAATGTAGCAAAGTTAAAGgcacttttctttcatttcactaCTTATATGGATTAATACATCACACCAACTAAAGTAGTGCTTAGTTCACCCAGTGTTGCCTTTAACAGCAACTAACAAGTGCCTTTAAATGGTAGGCTACAAGACTGtgtaacttaaaggtccagtgtacaGTACAGGATTTAGAGGCACCTAAGTATTCATCTGGATGCAATTTGTATACTCTCCCAggcctcaccctctccttccatgcatgtaggaaaaactctggctgcaaatatcacataaaaaggcaaaaggccatatctagatcagtgtttggtttgtctgtttagCCCCTGTACAAAAATGGACTCCCTGGAAGAGGACTTCTCTCGTTGTAGATATAAAGGGTCTTATTTTGTCTTATTATACACTagtaaaaacataataataaatacttaGAATCGAtagaataaatatatagaataaatgTTCTATCTTACACAGTGGACctctaaaatgaataaatctatAGTTTTTATTTGAGGGGCTCAGTGTCTGACCCCTGACTCTTCTCCTTGTGCGCCACCCTCTGTTTGAAGAAACACCGCCATCTAGTGGCGAGCAGCGGCGCTGCGCTGTAGGAAATACTACTCCGTGTGTTTCTCTGACACGTCCTGCAAGATGAAGAGATTACGTTTCATCTGTAAAACACATCACGCAACACACGAAACAAGGGTGCTAAAACAGATGAGAAAGTGCACTATTAGAATCACAATCCGGATTATGCATACGGTTTAATCCGGGGATTATTTATCAcaccacttcttttttttttaccagcttTCCTGCTTTTCCGTAGAAAACAACGAGTTGCTACGTCGCCTTCGTTGCTCCGCCCTCGGTTGCTGCAGTTCCCCCTGAAACACTCCGGAGTACACGTTTGCATGGAGCAGTCTGCAAAACAAAGTAACTATAAAGCCTGATCTTCGTTGTTAACTACGAGCTCATGTATGGATTTTTGCAGGTTTCATGAATAATCTTCAACATGGATTAATAATCACATCCTGACTGCAGGACGACTCGTATTGCTTCCACATTAGCGCTATAATGTATCAGATGTTACGGACGTTTTTACTACCAAATGCTCGGTGCTGGGATGCCGACAGTCAGCGTTCATATCAGGACCTATTCGAGAGGCTTGATACCAATAAAGATGGGAAGGTGGACGTTGCTGAATTACGAGCGGGCCTTAAAGCGATGGGGATATTCCGCCAGGGAGCTGCACAGGTAATCCCGAGAGTCATGGGTGGGTTGTAAGAACATGAGTTTCAGGGCTTGGCCTGTTGGCTTTCGTTTTGCATAAGGTTCCTGAATAGTGTAATTATGTggctgcctgtttgtttgtttgtgtgtttgtgtttgtgtgtgtgtgtgtgtgtgtgtgtgtgtgtgtgtgtgtgtgtgtgtgtgtgtgtggttcaccCAAGTGAGCAACTGAACCATTAGATTTGATCTCATCTCTGCAGAAAATTGTGTCATCTGGTGACCAAAACAAAGACGGGAGTCTTGACTTCAACGAGTTCTCCAAATATCTGAAAGATCACGAGAAGAAGCTGCGGCTGACATTCAAGAGTCTGGACAGAAACAATGATGGTGAGAGATGAGGGCTGCAGGAGTTTAAAAATACTTGGCCCCAGTGTTCACACATAATGACATTTTACTAGTGAATGTTTACAAAACCACCAGTCAACTGTTTATACTGCagcatgtttgacattttttattttatgtcttgTCAGGACGCATTGATGCCTCAGAGATCCAGCAGTCCCTCGCAGAGCTGGGCATGGATGTCAACAGAGAGGATGCACTGAAAATATTACAGAGGTTTGACCTCCACTTCTGTCAGCTGTCACGTGTTCCTATTTACAGACATGTACCTATCCCCTCTGCATTGATTTATTTAGGGTCAGCATTTAAGTCACAAGACGTTTTCTCAACATAAAAGAGGTCAAGGAAGTGCTGTGCATGTTGCTTTCTACTCCTTCTATTTATAATGCGCCTTTATCTGGGTCACATTTGCTTATTACAAGTGAAGTCCATAGTTCATTGGTTaagatgtttccttttttttcttagcatGGACATTGATGGGACCATGATGGTGGACTGGAACGAGTGGAGAGAACACTTCCTGTTACACCCAGCACAGAACCTGGAAGAGATCATACGCTACTGGAAACACTCCTCGGTACGGgatgtatacacacaaacaaacatgctctGCAGATGAATACAGGCACAACTGCAGTGAGATAAATCACGTGTGTCGTCTAGCCCTCTTGTGTTGGATATTATGGATTTTCTCTGCAGCCAATATTTTGGCAGCAGCTTTGAAAGACTAGACTGTCCCAACATAATTAGGTCACAGCatgctcctccacctctccttaGTGCAAATAAAGACGTCATTTACGAGGTATTTGCTCCACCATGAGCAAAATAGTGCCTCTCTTCTGCATCTGAATGTTGCACATTTGTGGTGTCATAAATAACGAAACCAGACTGAACTGCATTCTCATACCATACTCGTGTCACAGTAGTGACTGCAGGGTGCACAGCTAACTACATAAGCCCTGCAGAGTTGCATTAAATTGCCACCGCACCATGTTCAGCACTAATAGACACCTTTTATGCTTttggaaaaacattggacatgTTTATCTGAAACAGCTAAAGCATGCAAGACGAGGGTTTATTCGGTTCAACGATTATGATTTCACAAGCACTACGAGCTAAAGGACAAGGAGCtcaattcattgtttgtttgtcaagaAAACAGTGCATGCAGAGCCTTTTATTTGAACCAGTTTCACtaaataaacagtgaaaaagaGCATGTTACTCTACTAATATGTTCACTGAAACGTTCAAGGTTTTGGAAACGTCCTCTTTACACTGTACAAATAATAATGTGGCAAGTGTTGCTGCATCACTGTGAAAATATACTCCAAAAGGAGAAGTGCTTGTGGCATTTGACTTCCTTTTGAGATATACATTCTCAAAGCCAcaatgaatacatttgtttatGTAATCACTAGGTGCTGGACATAGGTGACAGTCTTGCCATCCCAGATGAAttcacagaagaggagaagagctCAGGCGGCTGGTGGAAGCAGCTTTCTGCAGGTGCAGTGGCAGGAGCCGTCTCTCGCACCGGTACTGCCCCTCTGGACAGAATGAAAGTCTTCATGCAGGTGAGGATTATGGACATGTGTcttctttcatttaataaataaatgtgtgttaaacTGTCCtgcaaattttatttgtactgtAGGTTCACTCCTCTAAGACAAACAGGATAAGCCTGGTAGGCGGTTTCAAGCAGATGATCATAGAGGGAGGTCTGACTTCTCTGTGGAGGGGGAACGGGATCAATGTTTTAAAGATTGCACCTGAGACTGCAATCAAATTCATGGCATATGAACAAGTAAGCTCTAAACTGCATGCCATTCGTCGCAGTTTTATAACATTACAAATATTTGGAagtcatgtttattttcttgccattttgtgtgttttctgtagtaTAAGAAGTTGTTATCGTCAGAAGGCAAGAAGATTGAGACACACAAGAGGTTTATGGCTGGCTCTCTGGCTGGAGCAACAGCACAGACAGCCATCTACCCAATGGAGGTAAAACAGCTATTGTACTGATTGTTGTACTGACTGAAGTCAGATCTTTTCTCACCAAATGTCAAAATGCCACATGTTTTTTGAAATTTCTCTCTTTAAGGTTTTAAAAACTAGACTCACCCTGAGGAAAACTGGCCAGTATTCAGGAATGTTTGATTGTGCCAAGAAGATCCTGAGGAAAGAGGGTGTAAAGGCTTTTTACAAAGGCTACGTTCCAAATTTAGTGGGCATCATTCCCTATGCTGGGATAGACCTCGCTGTTTATGAGGTATGTGGGCTTTGTGGTGTATTCAGCTCCTTTGGTGATATTTCACAACAGAGTGCACTTTGTTAAATTAGCTCATTAGTATGCGTGATTAAACCACTCAATCAGAAAAATCACTTTTTGTATTATGTTAATGTacagtagttttttttcctaatgCCCTGTCACTTTTTCCCTGCTGTGTCTCAGAGTCTAAAGAATGCCTGGTTGTCATATCACACCAAAGATTCAGCTAACCCTGGAGTTCTGGTGTTGGTGGCCTGCGGGACCATCTCTAGTACCTGTGGCCAGCTGGCCAGCTATCCACTCGCACTTGTGCGCACACGGATGCAGGCACAAGGTAAACTTACATGGCAAATAATTACACAGTTACTAACATCTTTAATGGCAGGCAGGATGTGTATGTGATGACAAAGCTCTTTAAAGGGTATCCCAATATTTTCTGTAAACATACACTTGAATTAGTGGGCTGTGATGAAGACAGACATCCCTGTGTGGTttacgatatatatatatatatatatatgtatatgtatatgtgatattgtataatCAGTAGTTTCATTTCTGCAACTGTTGCCCAGTATAGTTGCCTTACGAATAAGAAGCGTGCTTTAAATGCACCTCCCTCTCTAACTTTCATTTGGTCTCCAGCGTCTCTGGATGCGTCAGACCAGCCCTCCATGACGAGTCTGGTGAAGAAGATTGTAGCCAAAGATGGCTTTTTCGGACTCTACCGGGGCATCCTGCCAAACTTTATGAAAgtcattcctgctgtcagcatcaGTTATGTGGTTTACGAGTACATGAAGACCGGCTTAGGAATCTAAGC contains the following coding sequences:
- the LOC104924833 gene encoding calcium-binding mitochondrial carrier protein SCaMC-1, with the protein product MYQMLRTFLLPNARCWDADSQRSYQDLFERLDTNKDGKVDVAELRAGLKAMGIFRQGAAQKIVSSGDQNKDGSLDFNEFSKYLKDHEKKLRLTFKSLDRNNDGRIDASEIQQSLAELGMDVNREDALKILQSMDIDGTMMVDWNEWREHFLLHPAQNLEEIIRYWKHSSVLDIGDSLAIPDEFTEEEKSSGGWWKQLSAGAVAGAVSRTGTAPLDRMKVFMQVHSSKTNRISLVGGFKQMIIEGGLTSLWRGNGINVLKIAPETAIKFMAYEQYKKLLSSEGKKIETHKRFMAGSLAGATAQTAIYPMEVLKTRLTLRKTGQYSGMFDCAKKILRKEGVKAFYKGYVPNLVGIIPYAGIDLAVYESLKNAWLSYHTKDSANPGVLVLVACGTISSTCGQLASYPLALVRTRMQAQASLDASDQPSMTSLVKKIVAKDGFFGLYRGILPNFMKVIPAVSISYVVYEYMKTGLGI